In Staphylococcus saccharolyticus, one genomic interval encodes:
- a CDS encoding DUF2129 domain-containing protein — translation MNIIPRISLIIFLKHMKHERQIRKYGHIVHSNRQRKFVVMYVNEVHADDIVHKLMQLKYVHDIQCSPYKYLKKTYEKEKHEIL, via the coding sequence ATGAATATAATTCCAAGAATAAGTTTAATTATTTTTTTGAAACATATGAAACACGAACGTCAAATTAGAAAGTATGGACATATTGTTCATTCAAATAGACAAAGAAAATTTGTAGTCATGTATGTTAATGAAGTACATGCTGATGATATTGTACATAAGCTCATGCAACTTAAGTATGTTCATGATATTCAATGTTCTCCTTACAAATATTTGAAAAAAACATATGAGAAAGAAAAACATGAAATACTATAA
- a CDS encoding YlbF family regulator, which yields MITEETLSILDGIEDIADMIVQSEVYQAYQQAKDALENHDEAHLLYQAFLKSKDKYDDVMRFGKYHPDYKTIMMETRQRKRAYEMLPVVMNYKAKEVSLQNLIDEVISKIAYVVSDNVKIEVGNPFFQTGHHGCASGGSCNCSL from the coding sequence ATGATTACTGAAGAAACATTATCAATTCTCGATGGTATTGAGGATATTGCAGATATGATTGTACAATCAGAAGTATATCAAGCCTATCAACAAGCTAAAGATGCTTTAGAGAATCATGACGAAGCACACCTGCTTTATCAAGCGTTTCTTAAATCCAAAGATAAATATGATGATGTTATGAGGTTTGGTAAATATCATCCTGATTATAAAACGATTATGATGGAAACCAGACAACGTAAACGCGCTTATGAAATGCTTCCAGTTGTTATGAATTATAAAGCTAAAGAAGTGTCATTACAGAATTTGATAGATGAAGTAATCAGCAAAATTGCGTATGTGGTTTCCGACAACGTTAAAATTGAAGTAGGAAACCCGTTCTTTCAAACAGGACATCATGGTTGCGCATCAGGTGGGTCATGCAACTGTTCATTGTAA
- a CDS encoding CAP-associated domain-containing protein, with amino-acid sequence MKKLVIKVIGVIFLVTFLIYLFYSPRLKFDVLENPNKGSKTNRTEQFKQTDKDVENPKPKKGVGTWIGKNIKTMTHHFGQADRTYPYKHGYKNYIFKKSNQYYIVSTKNNVITSVYATGKDVKVDPLKIGESAAHLFENTSINPEPTIKANGKAYKFEMSDEDLKTQTLIKYGSVYAQVYSDQQSNNILAVRFLDANTLATLQPYKLNSEENQSQIEEKTDDSIPYEQNPNQLITLYEVTNKMREMKGLKPLKINSDIAHIASINLYEATDKGSDSVEFTENALTQQLDDNHVTYKSASQNVGYDFDDVPTLIHSWINSDIHRSRLLNNKYDEMGGEVMRDYYSLIFVEK; translated from the coding sequence ATGAAAAAGTTAGTTATAAAAGTGATAGGCGTTATATTTTTAGTAACTTTTCTAATTTATTTATTTTACTCACCACGTCTTAAATTTGATGTATTAGAGAATCCAAATAAAGGTAGTAAAACGAATCGAACAGAGCAATTCAAACAAACAGATAAAGATGTAGAGAATCCTAAACCTAAAAAGGGTGTAGGAACTTGGATTGGCAAAAATATTAAAACTATGACACATCACTTCGGTCAAGCAGACCGCACATACCCGTACAAACATGGCTATAAGAACTATATATTTAAGAAAAGCAATCAATACTATATTGTAAGTACTAAGAATAATGTCATTACGTCGGTTTATGCGACGGGTAAAGACGTCAAAGTTGATCCTCTTAAAATAGGTGAAAGTGCGGCACATCTTTTTGAAAATACAAGCATTAACCCTGAACCTACGATTAAAGCAAATGGTAAAGCTTATAAATTTGAAATGTCAGATGAAGATTTAAAAACACAAACACTAATTAAATATGGGAGTGTTTATGCACAAGTTTATTCTGATCAACAATCGAACAACATATTAGCGGTGCGCTTTTTGGATGCCAATACATTAGCTACGCTCCAACCTTATAAGTTGAATAGTGAAGAGAATCAAAGTCAAATTGAAGAAAAAACAGATGATTCAATTCCTTATGAACAAAATCCTAATCAATTAATCACTTTATATGAAGTGACAAATAAGATGAGAGAAATGAAAGGGTTAAAGCCCTTAAAGATTAATAGTGATATAGCGCATATTGCTTCAATTAACTTATATGAGGCAACTGATAAAGGTTCAGATAGTGTTGAGTTTACGGAAAATGCGCTTACTCAACAATTAGATGATAATCATGTTACTTATAAGTCAGCTAGTCAAAATGTAGGGTACGATTTTGATGATGTGCCAACACTCATTCATAGCTGGATTAACTCTGACATCCATCGTTCTCGTTTATTAAATAATAAATATGATGAAATGGGCGGAGAAGTGATGCGAGATTATTATTCATTAATTTTTGTTGAAAAGTAA
- a CDS encoding DUF420 domain-containing protein, with product MNVPILPTISTSCIVISAILVAIGWILIWKRQIHKHKNIMLWAAIFALTFFIIYACRTIFIGNTAFGGPDSIKVYYTIFLVFHIVLATVGGVLGSIQIILAFKDKFNIHRKVGPVASIVWFFTAITGVAVYILLYVLYPGGETTSLLKATLGL from the coding sequence ATGAACGTACCCATTTTACCCACGATAAGTACATCGTGTATTGTTATCAGTGCGATTTTAGTCGCTATTGGTTGGATTTTGATTTGGAAACGCCAAATTCACAAACATAAAAATATTATGCTATGGGCAGCTATTTTCGCATTAACATTCTTTATTATTTATGCTTGTAGAACAATTTTTATTGGGAATACAGCTTTTGGCGGACCAGATTCTATCAAAGTGTATTACACAATCTTCCTAGTGTTCCATATTGTTCTTGCTACAGTCGGTGGCGTATTAGGATCAATTCAAATTATCTTAGCATTTAAAGATAAGTTTAATATTCATAGAAAGGTTGGACCTGTGGCTTCAATCGTTTGGTTCTTCACAGCAATCACTGGTGTAGCTGTATACATTTTATTATATGTACTTTATCCAGGTGGAGAAACAACTTCATTGCTCAAAGCAACTTTAGGTTTATAA